One genomic region from Terriglobus aquaticus encodes:
- the phoU gene encoding phosphate signaling complex protein PhoU, protein MSRINFQQKLGELKERLLVMAGLVEQGIQRSTEAYLSKDLQLCELVLQSEPAINRMEREIDRFALDLLATEQPLAGDLRLVLAVIRIKSDLERVGDQAVSIVSRVKELATLPSAEIPVDIPRLAKVSVAMIRNALQAFLVGDAALAQSVLMADDEVDDLNRQTFSTLATVIQEQPHLTPQAFNTLVISRSLERVGDHATNIAEDVIFWVHGDDVRHQGSPSA, encoded by the coding sequence TTGAGCCGCATCAATTTTCAGCAGAAGCTCGGCGAGTTGAAGGAACGTCTGCTCGTCATGGCCGGCCTGGTCGAACAGGGAATCCAGCGTTCCACTGAGGCTTACCTCAGCAAAGACCTGCAGCTGTGCGAACTGGTGCTGCAGAGCGAGCCGGCAATCAATCGCATGGAGCGCGAGATCGACCGCTTCGCCCTCGACCTGCTCGCAACCGAACAGCCGCTCGCAGGCGATCTGCGCCTCGTGCTCGCCGTGATCCGCATCAAGTCTGACCTCGAGCGTGTCGGCGATCAGGCGGTCAGCATCGTCAGCCGGGTGAAGGAACTGGCGACTCTGCCATCGGCAGAAATCCCGGTTGACATTCCGCGTCTGGCCAAGGTCTCGGTCGCCATGATTCGGAACGCATTGCAGGCCTTCCTGGTCGGCGACGCCGCTCTCGCGCAGTCGGTCCTGATGGCGGATGACGAGGTGGACGACCTAAATCGTCAGACCTTCAGCACCCTTGCCACCGTTATCCAGGAACAACCTCACCTCACACCGCAGGCGTTCAACACGCTGGTGATCTCGCGCAGCCTGGAACGTGTTGGCGACCACGCCACCAACATCGCCGAGGACGTAATTTTCTGGGTCCATGGTGATGACGTGCGCCACCAGGGAAGCCCGTCCGCGTAG
- the pstB gene encoding phosphate ABC transporter ATP-binding protein PstB, which yields MGVDIRVEHVNAWYGTTHTLKDVSLHIPANKATALIGPSGCGKSTFVRCLNRMHETTPGARVEGTINMGDLNIYTDASPVEVRRRVGMVFQRPNPFPTMSIYDNVASGLRLNGFRKRRVLDEVVERSLKQAALWNEVKDDLRKKSGASLSGGQQQRLCIARALAVDPEVLLMDEPASALDPVSTSKIEDLIFELKRDYTIVIVTHNMQQAARVAEQTGFFLTGVMVEFDATEKIFTNPSDKRTEDYITGRFG from the coding sequence GTGGGTGTCGATATTCGAGTGGAGCACGTCAACGCCTGGTATGGCACCACCCATACCCTCAAGGACGTAAGCCTCCACATACCAGCTAACAAGGCGACAGCGCTCATCGGTCCGTCCGGTTGCGGCAAGTCCACGTTCGTCCGCTGCCTGAACCGCATGCACGAGACCACCCCCGGCGCCCGCGTTGAAGGCACCATCAACATGGGCGACCTGAACATCTACACCGACGCTTCGCCGGTCGAAGTTCGACGTCGCGTCGGCATGGTCTTCCAGCGACCGAATCCGTTCCCGACCATGTCCATCTACGACAACGTGGCCAGCGGTCTCCGCCTGAACGGCTTCCGCAAACGTCGCGTTCTCGACGAAGTGGTCGAACGTTCGCTGAAGCAGGCCGCCCTCTGGAACGAGGTGAAGGACGATCTCCGCAAGAAGTCGGGAGCCAGCCTTTCCGGCGGTCAGCAACAGCGCCTCTGCATCGCGCGCGCCCTCGCCGTCGACCCCGAAGTTCTGCTGATGGACGAGCCCGCCAGCGCGCTCGATCCTGTCTCCACATCCAAGATTGAAGACCTGATCTTCGAACTCAAGCGCGACTACACAATCGTGATCGTCACGCACAACATGCAACAGGCTGCGCGTGTGGCCGAGCAGACCGGTTTCTTTCTCACGGGCGTCATGGTGGAGTTCGACGCAACCGAGAAGATCTTCACCAACCCATCGGACAAGCGCACCGAAGACTACATCACCGGGAGGTTCGGTTGA
- the pstA gene encoding phosphate ABC transporter permease PstA, whose translation MATSPYAPSLARSRARTAKDHLVTAISVLSTLVVLVPLVAILGYLIYKGASSLNLAFFTKVPVPVGESGGGMANSIVGSGMILLVASLMGIPLGIAAGVYLAEYGRGTWLGHGVRFTADVLNGVPSIVMGIVAYSLIVTKQNHFSAFAGGVALAIMMVPTVTRTTEEMLATVPTALREAALGLGIPQWRTVLSVSLRAASPGIITGCMLAFARVAGETAPLLFTAFGNQFWNLNLNQPMAALPLQIYTYAVSPYDEWHRLAWAGALVLILLIMVSVTLVRLFAARNSLAGGR comes from the coding sequence ATGGCAACCTCTCCTTACGCTCCCAGCCTCGCCCGCAGTCGCGCACGCACCGCAAAGGACCACCTGGTCACCGCGATCTCGGTGCTCAGCACCCTTGTCGTTCTGGTGCCACTCGTCGCAATCCTGGGCTACCTCATCTACAAGGGCGCCAGCTCGCTCAATCTCGCCTTCTTTACCAAGGTGCCCGTACCCGTTGGTGAAAGCGGCGGAGGCATGGCGAACTCCATTGTCGGATCTGGCATGATCCTCCTGGTGGCCAGCCTCATGGGTATCCCGCTCGGCATTGCGGCCGGCGTCTACCTGGCGGAGTACGGCCGCGGCACTTGGCTGGGCCATGGCGTGCGCTTCACCGCCGACGTGCTGAACGGCGTGCCTTCCATCGTCATGGGGATCGTCGCGTACTCGTTGATCGTCACCAAGCAGAACCACTTCTCCGCATTCGCGGGTGGCGTCGCGCTGGCGATCATGATGGTGCCCACCGTTACGCGCACCACGGAAGAAATGCTTGCCACGGTCCCAACGGCGCTGCGTGAAGCTGCTCTTGGCCTCGGCATTCCGCAGTGGCGTACTGTGCTCTCCGTCAGCCTGCGCGCCGCGTCGCCCGGCATCATCACGGGCTGCATGCTCGCTTTTGCGCGCGTTGCCGGCGAGACCGCGCCGCTGCTGTTTACCGCCTTTGGCAATCAATTCTGGAACCTGAACTTGAATCAGCCCATGGCTGCGCTGCCGCTGCAGATCTACACATACGCAGTGTCGCCCTACGACGAGTGGCATCGTCTTGCCTGGGCGGGCGCGCTGGTGCTCATCCTGTTGATTATGGTTTCTGTCACGCTGGTCCGGCTGTTTGCCGCGCGCAACAGCCTTGCGGGAGGACGTTAG
- the pstC gene encoding phosphate ABC transporter permease subunit PstC yields MADNETPQNISVPLVTVARKQPEPPVTPVSAVSEDASGIRAFLRARGSANAADRGFAGLMLLGALSLFVIVVLIVWILIQKSQLSIHAFGFHFFRSSNWDPVNGDFGALPFIFGTLVSSLLALLIAVPLSLAVAIFVLEICPIPLRGPISFLTELLAAIPSVVYGLWGIFVLVPLIRDKVGPFLEKTLGWTGLFVEPNFGVGMFTAGVILAIMIFPVISSISRDVMRAVPNHQREAALALGATRWEMIRLGVLQNARIGIVGAVILGLGRALGETMAVTMVIGNHPDISKNLFNPAHTLSSVIANEFSEATGDLYLSALVEIGLALFIVTIVVNAVARLLVWAVTRGNTAKAV; encoded by the coding sequence ATGGCAGATAACGAGACACCTCAAAACATTTCTGTTCCGCTTGTCACAGTCGCGAGGAAGCAGCCTGAGCCCCCGGTGACGCCGGTCAGCGCTGTGTCTGAGGATGCGAGCGGCATCCGCGCGTTCCTGCGCGCTCGAGGATCTGCGAACGCGGCTGATCGCGGCTTTGCAGGCCTGATGCTGCTGGGTGCTCTCAGCCTCTTTGTGATCGTGGTGCTCATTGTCTGGATCCTGATCCAGAAATCGCAGCTTTCGATCCACGCGTTCGGCTTTCATTTCTTTCGCAGCAGCAACTGGGATCCGGTCAACGGCGACTTCGGCGCACTCCCGTTCATCTTCGGAACGCTGGTGTCCTCGCTGCTCGCCCTGCTGATCGCGGTGCCACTCTCGCTCGCCGTTGCGATCTTTGTTCTCGAGATCTGTCCCATCCCGCTGCGCGGACCTATCTCGTTCCTCACGGAACTGCTGGCTGCAATTCCAAGCGTGGTCTACGGCCTCTGGGGCATCTTCGTCCTAGTGCCGCTGATCCGCGATAAGGTCGGCCCCTTCCTGGAGAAAACCCTGGGCTGGACCGGCCTCTTCGTCGAACCGAACTTCGGCGTGGGGATGTTCACCGCCGGTGTGATCCTCGCCATCATGATCTTCCCGGTCATCTCGTCCATCAGTCGCGACGTGATGCGCGCTGTACCCAATCACCAGCGCGAAGCCGCGCTCGCATTGGGCGCGACTCGCTGGGAGATGATCCGCCTCGGCGTCCTTCAGAACGCTCGTATCGGCATCGTCGGTGCCGTGATTCTCGGTCTTGGCCGCGCCCTGGGCGAAACCATGGCCGTCACCATGGTCATCGGCAACCACCCGGACATCAGCAAGAACCTGTTCAACCCGGCGCACACCCTGTCCAGCGTCATCGCGAACGAGTTCTCTGAGGCAACGGGCGATCTCTATCTCAGCGCTCTGGTCGAAATCGGCCTGGCACTCTTCATCGTGACCATCGTGGTCAACGCTGTGGCCCGGCTGCTGGTGTGGGCCGTCACTCGCGGCAACACGGCAAAGGCGGTGTAA
- the pstS gene encoding phosphate ABC transporter substrate-binding protein PstS, producing MKFKIATLAALATLSVGAGAQNITGAGATFPNPIYSRWFSEYSGSHPGVKINYQSVGSGAGIRQVSQKIVDFGASDGPMTDQQLSESKVKLFHIPTVLGAVVPVYNLPGVNKELNFSPEVLAGIYLGQINHWNDPRIARDNPGVNLPDHQILPVYRSDGSGTTYIFTDYLSKVSPDFQSRIGRATSVKWPVGIGQKGNEGVAGMVRNSQFSFGYVELIYAEQNHMSFGQVKNSSGKWVKASTDGVTAAAAAAIKTIPADYRVSITNAPGPNSYPIASFTWLLIPQHFDDANKGKVMVDFLRWMLQHGESEAASMTYAPLPKPVADRVAQTINQIH from the coding sequence ATGAAATTCAAAATCGCAACTTTGGCTGCACTGGCCACCCTGTCTGTCGGAGCTGGCGCGCAGAACATTACCGGCGCCGGTGCCACCTTCCCGAATCCCATCTATTCGCGCTGGTTCAGCGAGTACAGTGGCTCCCACCCGGGCGTGAAGATCAACTACCAATCCGTCGGTTCGGGCGCGGGTATCCGCCAGGTTTCACAGAAGATCGTCGATTTCGGCGCCTCTGACGGTCCTATGACCGACCAGCAGCTCTCGGAATCCAAGGTCAAGCTTTTCCACATTCCCACGGTTCTGGGTGCAGTCGTCCCGGTGTACAACCTGCCCGGCGTCAACAAAGAACTGAACTTCTCGCCGGAAGTTCTGGCCGGCATCTACCTGGGCCAGATCAATCACTGGAACGACCCGCGCATTGCGCGTGACAACCCGGGCGTGAACCTGCCGGACCACCAGATCCTGCCGGTCTACCGGTCTGACGGTTCGGGCACCACGTACATCTTCACCGACTATCTGTCCAAGGTCAGCCCGGACTTCCAGAGCCGAATCGGCCGCGCAACCTCGGTCAAGTGGCCGGTCGGCATCGGCCAGAAGGGCAACGAGGGCGTCGCCGGCATGGTCCGCAACAGCCAGTTCTCCTTTGGCTACGTGGAATTGATCTACGCCGAGCAGAACCACATGAGCTTCGGCCAAGTGAAGAACTCGTCCGGCAAGTGGGTCAAGGCCTCCACGGACGGCGTGACTGCGGCAGCCGCTGCGGCAATCAAGACGATCCCGGCCGACTACCGCGTGTCAATCACCAACGCTCCCGGACCGAACAGCTACCCCATCGCGTCCTTCACCTGGCTGCTCATCCCCCAGCACTTCGATGACGCCAACAAGGGCAAGGTGATGGTCGACTTCCTTCGCTGGATGCTGCAGCACGGCGAATCCGAAGCGGCCAGCATGACCTATGCTCCGCTGCCCAAGCCCGTGGCCGACCGCGTCGCACAGACCATCAACCAGATCCACTAG
- a CDS encoding inorganic phosphate transporter, with amino-acid sequence MATAAPAVSQPSILDQKLSNNKPAKWGVFAFSLVLVAGVIYIVSRLAIDLSPVHQASVFPYVLLGTALLIALGFEFVNGFHDTANAVATVIYTHSLEPHVAVVWSGLWNFIGVLTSSGAVAFSIVALLPIELILKVSQGSGFAMVFALLTAAVLWNLATWWRGLPVSSSHTMIGSVLGVGLANQFLNGRTGTSGVDWEQVIKVFKALIFSPLIGFVLAALLFFLFKLVARDPRLYKAPEGAEPPPFYIRALLILTCTGVSFAHGSNDGQKGMGLIMLILVGTVPTAYALNHTVDRGSVVQFAATSTAVVETLQHYADPAAVVQDPDRDLEEFVSSHKYQPSTVPALQQMVTAVRNEAVSYGSLGNVPQNLQANVRNQMYLISETMRLLPKAGLKMNDSETQTLAAYKGFLDKSTKYIPSWVKVAVALALGLGTMVGWKRIVITVGEKIGKTHLTYAQGASAELVAMVTILGADRFGLPVSTTHVLSSGVAGTMAANGSGLQRSTLMSIAAAWVFTLPAAAVLSGILFWVFTRFTANV; translated from the coding sequence TTGGCTACAGCAGCTCCCGCGGTCTCCCAGCCGTCGATCCTGGACCAAAAGCTTAGCAACAACAAGCCCGCCAAGTGGGGGGTGTTCGCCTTTTCCCTGGTCCTTGTCGCCGGGGTGATCTATATCGTTTCTCGGCTCGCGATCGATCTTTCGCCCGTGCACCAGGCGTCCGTCTTTCCGTATGTGCTGCTTGGTACGGCACTCCTCATCGCGCTTGGGTTTGAGTTCGTAAACGGATTTCACGACACGGCCAACGCTGTGGCCACGGTCATCTACACCCATTCGCTGGAGCCGCACGTCGCGGTGGTCTGGTCGGGCCTCTGGAACTTCATCGGCGTCCTCACCAGCTCTGGCGCAGTGGCTTTCTCAATCGTGGCGCTCCTGCCGATTGAATTGATCCTGAAGGTGTCGCAAGGGTCAGGCTTCGCCATGGTCTTCGCCCTGCTCACCGCCGCTGTGTTGTGGAACCTGGCAACCTGGTGGCGCGGTCTGCCGGTGTCGTCCTCCCACACCATGATCGGCTCCGTGCTCGGTGTGGGTCTGGCGAACCAGTTCCTGAATGGCCGCACCGGCACCTCCGGCGTGGACTGGGAGCAGGTAATCAAGGTTTTCAAGGCGCTCATCTTCTCGCCGCTCATTGGCTTTGTTCTTGCGGCACTTCTGTTCTTTCTCTTTAAGCTGGTCGCGCGCGATCCTCGGCTCTACAAGGCGCCCGAAGGCGCAGAGCCGCCCCCGTTCTACATCCGTGCGCTGCTCATCCTTACCTGCACGGGCGTTAGCTTCGCCCACGGGTCCAACGACGGGCAGAAGGGCATGGGCCTCATCATGCTCATCCTGGTCGGCACGGTTCCCACGGCCTATGCCCTGAACCACACCGTCGACCGCGGCTCCGTTGTTCAGTTCGCCGCCACCTCTACGGCTGTGGTCGAGACGCTCCAGCACTATGCCGATCCGGCCGCGGTCGTGCAGGACCCGGATCGTGACCTGGAAGAGTTTGTCTCCTCGCACAAATACCAGCCGTCCACAGTTCCCGCCCTGCAACAGATGGTCACCGCGGTCCGCAACGAAGCCGTCAGCTACGGTTCGCTGGGCAACGTGCCGCAGAATCTGCAGGCCAACGTGCGCAACCAGATGTACCTGATCAGCGAGACCATGCGGCTGCTGCCCAAGGCCGGGTTGAAGATGAATGACTCGGAAACGCAGACGCTCGCGGCCTACAAGGGCTTCCTGGACAAGTCGACCAAATACATCCCGTCCTGGGTTAAGGTCGCGGTGGCGCTCGCTCTGGGCCTTGGCACCATGGTCGGGTGGAAGCGCATCGTCATCACCGTAGGCGAAAAGATCGGAAAGACGCACCTGACGTATGCGCAGGGCGCTTCGGCTGAACTGGTCGCCATGGTCACCATCCTGGGCGCTGACCGCTTTGGCCTGCCCGTTTCCACGACGCACGTCCTCAGTTCCGGCGTGGCGGGCACCATGGCTGCGAACGGCAGCGGCCTGCAACGGTCGACGCTCATGAGTATCGCGGCTGCCTGGGTCTTCACGCTTCCGGCAGCAGCGGTTCTCTCCGGCATATTGTTCTGGGTCTTCACCCGCTTCACCGCGAACGTCTAG
- a CDS encoding SRPBCC family protein: MPPSKSSAPSSRQLPFGPKTLVIGASALVAFGLTRRSKAGTALAAVGGVLGYQAAKASPATSNTKVAFLVNAPADQAYKLWRNFSGLPRFMVHLQSVRELDARRSEWVASGPAQRQIRWNAEITEDTPNQRIAWRSLPGSDVQTSGSVEFRADPQGRGTFVTVDMQYAVPGGPLSTGVAALFGKNPDFVVREDMRRFKQLLETGEVPTTRGQSHGPRGIHGQAAQVLLREKANLPDPQVLQAHGQSA; encoded by the coding sequence ATGCCGCCCTCAAAATCGTCCGCCCCCAGTTCCCGTCAACTCCCGTTTGGCCCCAAGACTCTTGTGATTGGGGCTTCCGCGCTGGTTGCATTCGGCCTCACCAGACGTTCCAAAGCAGGGACCGCGCTCGCCGCCGTAGGTGGCGTGCTCGGGTACCAAGCCGCAAAGGCCTCCCCTGCCACTTCGAACACCAAAGTGGCGTTCCTTGTGAACGCTCCCGCGGATCAGGCGTACAAGTTGTGGCGGAACTTCAGTGGTCTGCCGCGCTTCATGGTTCACCTTCAATCCGTCCGTGAACTCGATGCCCGTCGTTCCGAATGGGTCGCGTCAGGGCCGGCACAGCGTCAGATTCGCTGGAATGCGGAGATCACCGAAGACACGCCCAATCAGCGCATCGCATGGCGCTCTCTCCCCGGCTCTGACGTTCAGACGAGCGGGTCAGTCGAGTTCCGTGCCGATCCGCAAGGACGGGGCACGTTCGTGACCGTAGACATGCAGTACGCCGTGCCGGGTGGTCCTCTCAGCACGGGTGTCGCTGCACTTTTCGGTAAGAACCCGGACTTCGTGGTGCGGGAGGATATGCGCCGCTTCAAGCAACTGCTCGAAACCGGTGAGGTCCCCACGACTCGCGGCCAGTCACACGGTCCGCGCGGGATCCACGGTCAAGCTGCGCAAGTTCTCCTTCGTGAGAAAGCCAACCTGCCGGATCCGCAGGTTCTGCAGGCGCACGGCCAATCCGCATAG
- a CDS encoding zinc-dependent alcohol dehydrogenase, whose amino-acid sequence MKAVCWMGKEKMQVHDVPDPKILNPRDAIVRITSTCICGSDLHLYDGFIPTMEQGDIMGHEFMGEIVEVGPGISKDKLKVGDRVVVPFTIACGNCQSCKDQLWSCCDNSNPNAWIAEKMMGYSPSGLFGYTHMLGGYSGGQAQYARVPYADVGPLKLPSDIPDEKVVFLSDIFPTGYMGAENCNIRPGDTVAVWGCGPVAQFAIRSCFMLGAGRVIAIDRIPERLAMARAAGAETLNFDTDNILDALHDMTGNRGPDACMDVVGLEASGHGMMYAYDRAKQMARIETDRPIVLRQAILACKKGGTVSVPGVYGGLVDKLPMGAFMNKALTMKTGQTHMMRYMGPLLERIQKGEIDPSFVISHKLPIDAAPEGYRMFRDKQDRCTKIVLKPWETSAAA is encoded by the coding sequence ATGAAAGCCGTTTGCTGGATGGGCAAAGAAAAGATGCAGGTCCACGATGTTCCCGACCCCAAGATTCTCAACCCGCGCGACGCGATCGTACGTATCACTTCAACCTGCATTTGCGGATCTGACCTTCACCTCTACGACGGCTTTATCCCGACGATGGAACAGGGCGACATCATGGGCCATGAATTCATGGGCGAGATTGTTGAAGTAGGGCCCGGCATCAGCAAGGACAAGCTAAAGGTTGGTGACCGAGTCGTGGTTCCATTCACGATTGCGTGCGGCAATTGCCAGTCCTGCAAAGACCAGCTCTGGTCGTGCTGCGACAACTCCAACCCAAACGCATGGATTGCCGAGAAGATGATGGGCTACAGCCCGTCAGGTCTCTTCGGGTACACCCACATGCTCGGCGGCTATAGCGGCGGGCAGGCACAATATGCGCGCGTGCCCTATGCGGACGTCGGCCCACTCAAGCTGCCGAGTGACATACCCGACGAGAAGGTCGTGTTCCTCTCGGACATCTTCCCAACCGGCTACATGGGCGCGGAGAACTGCAACATCCGTCCCGGGGACACCGTTGCGGTTTGGGGCTGCGGTCCTGTCGCGCAGTTCGCGATCCGCAGTTGCTTCATGCTCGGAGCAGGACGCGTCATCGCCATCGACCGGATTCCAGAGCGGCTGGCGATGGCTCGGGCAGCCGGAGCGGAGACGCTGAACTTCGACACGGACAACATCCTGGACGCGCTGCACGACATGACCGGCAACCGCGGCCCCGACGCATGTATGGACGTGGTCGGCCTGGAGGCTTCGGGACACGGCATGATGTATGCCTACGATCGCGCCAAGCAGATGGCGCGGATTGAGACGGACCGTCCCATCGTTCTCCGTCAGGCCATCCTGGCATGCAAGAAGGGCGGCACGGTCTCAGTTCCGGGTGTGTACGGCGGTCTCGTCGACAAGTTGCCGATGGGCGCCTTCATGAACAAAGCCCTGACCATGAAGACGGGCCAAACCCACATGATGCGCTACATGGGACCGCTTCTGGAGCGCATTCAGAAGGGCGAGATCGACCCCTCCTTCGTCATAAGTCACAAGTTGCCGATCGACGCCGCACCCGAAGGCTATCGCATGTTCCGCGACAAGCAGGACCGCTGCACGAAGATCGTCCTGAAACCGTGGGAAACATCGGCCGCAGCCTAA
- a CDS encoding type 1 glutamine amidotransferase domain-containing protein yields MGLFGFGNKQPLAGKRIAIIATEGVEQVELTSPRKALEKAGATVELVSPHKLIKGGKIKAWNLVKWGDSFKIDVNLSQAKVSAYDGLHVPGGVINPDILRMNTDAVEFVRSFFEAGKPVSSICHGPWMLIEAEVLRGRTLTSWPSLKKDIRNAGANWVNEEFVRDGRLVTSRGPQDLHAFNKQITKLFEEA; encoded by the coding sequence ATGGGACTCTTTGGATTCGGCAACAAGCAGCCGCTCGCCGGAAAGCGTATCGCGATCATCGCAACCGAGGGCGTTGAACAGGTTGAGCTGACAAGCCCACGAAAGGCGCTGGAGAAGGCTGGTGCGACCGTGGAACTAGTCTCCCCTCACAAGCTCATCAAGGGAGGAAAGATCAAGGCTTGGAACCTTGTGAAGTGGGGAGACTCGTTCAAGATCGATGTGAATCTCTCGCAGGCTAAGGTCTCCGCCTATGACGGACTACATGTTCCGGGAGGAGTGATCAATCCGGACATTCTGCGCATGAACACCGATGCCGTCGAATTTGTGCGGAGCTTCTTCGAGGCGGGAAAGCCGGTTTCCTCGATCTGCCATGGTCCCTGGATGCTGATCGAAGCGGAGGTCCTTCGGGGAAGAACATTGACCTCGTGGCCTTCCCTGAAGAAAGACATTCGGAACGCAGGCGCGAACTGGGTAAATGAAGAGTTCGTTCGAGACGGACGCCTGGTCACAAGCCGAGGCCCTCAAGATCTGCACGCCTTCAACAAGCAGATCACGAAGCTGTTCGAGGAGGCCTAG
- a CDS encoding acyltransferase family protein → MIEPSRQQAKRYYRPELDVLRFLAFLAVFAFHRMDYVPTDPVKDLWVYRVCTVGAFGVPVFFLLSAFLITELLLREEAETGQIHVRAFYVRRILRIWPLYFAVFFGLALLNRFVPGVGTDNPLAWLAFTFFSGNWYITFKGWIAGSVDPLWSISVEEQFYLLVPVLAAWGGRKALAVTSYGCLAGAYIAVFLYGLHRSPGDHGEWTNSFVHFQFFAAGTLIALVLRGRLITWSAPVRLLGMATGIACWFGAMLGFQVQSWEPQPTAGGSVAGWLLILLGTCLMFLSMLGMSEHHVPKALAYLGRISYGLYLFHSFVFFLVFEQAKSLLNRVAASLGMREMGRNAFGTIVVLVLSVVVAHLSYRYFESFFLKLKRRFTLVQARD, encoded by the coding sequence ATGATTGAGCCGTCAAGGCAACAGGCCAAGCGATACTACCGGCCAGAGCTGGACGTCCTGCGGTTCTTGGCGTTCCTCGCGGTCTTCGCGTTTCACCGGATGGACTACGTGCCTACAGATCCGGTAAAGGACCTGTGGGTGTACCGAGTGTGCACGGTAGGCGCATTTGGTGTGCCGGTGTTCTTTCTGCTGAGCGCGTTTCTCATCACCGAGCTTTTGCTTCGCGAGGAGGCAGAGACCGGCCAAATTCATGTTCGCGCGTTCTATGTGCGTCGCATTCTTCGCATCTGGCCGCTGTACTTCGCTGTGTTCTTCGGCCTCGCACTGTTGAACCGATTCGTCCCGGGTGTCGGAACCGATAATCCCCTGGCATGGCTCGCCTTCACATTCTTCTCGGGCAATTGGTACATCACGTTCAAAGGCTGGATCGCGGGCTCCGTCGACCCGCTCTGGAGCATTTCTGTTGAAGAGCAGTTCTACCTTTTGGTTCCGGTACTTGCCGCTTGGGGCGGCCGCAAGGCTTTAGCTGTTACCAGCTACGGGTGTCTCGCGGGCGCCTACATCGCGGTCTTCCTGTACGGACTTCACCGGAGTCCCGGCGACCACGGAGAGTGGACGAACAGCTTTGTTCACTTTCAGTTCTTCGCTGCCGGAACTCTCATCGCTCTTGTGCTTCGAGGACGCTTGATTACGTGGTCGGCTCCTGTCCGATTGCTTGGCATGGCTACGGGCATTGCGTGCTGGTTCGGGGCGATGCTGGGATTCCAGGTGCAAAGCTGGGAGCCTCAGCCCACCGCAGGGGGTTCGGTGGCCGGCTGGCTGCTGATTCTTCTTGGAACCTGCCTCATGTTCCTGTCGATGCTTGGCATGTCAGAGCATCACGTTCCGAAAGCGCTGGCGTACTTGGGCCGCATTTCATACGGTTTGTACCTCTTCCATTCCTTCGTCTTTTTCCTTGTGTTTGAACAGGCGAAATCTCTCCTGAACCGGGTCGCTGCTTCCCTTGGGATGAGAGAGATGGGCCGCAATGCATTCGGCACAATTGTGGTGCTTGTGCTGAGCGTGGTTGTCGCTCACCTGTCGTACCGTTACTTCGAATCCTTTTTTCTGAAACTGAAACGTCGCTTCACCCTCGTCCAGGCGCGTGACTAG